One genomic segment of Danio aesculapii chromosome 15, fDanAes4.1, whole genome shotgun sequence includes these proteins:
- the aldh3a1 gene encoding aldehyde dehydrogenase family 3 member A2, whose protein sequence is MEKQVVDGLREVFQSGRSRPLQYRKQQLKALLRLITERHADIEQALKQDLNRSMHGTSLFELIGIENDIKVAEREMTDWAAPRPVKKNLNSALDDVYVKPEPLGVVLIIGTWNYPWAMIFQPLVGAIAAGNAAVVKPSELSEHSSRLMKELLPLYLDKEMYQVVTGGVPETQELLKQRFDHIFYTGSSTVGKLVMEAASRHLTPVTLELGGKSPCYIDKNCDIPVACRRITWGKFANCGQTCIAPDYILCETSIQDRIVEEIQKTLLEFYQADPKTSPDYCRIINTRHFDRVLALMNECTIALGGENDRSQCYIAPTVLKDVLPHFKIMQEEIFGPLLPIVTVNGLSEAINFINAREKPLALYVFSSDKTVIKRMLKETTSGGVTVNDVLMHYTVDTLPFGGVGNSGMGRYHGKHTFDQLSHHRACLIKSFAMESLNDARYPPLTAARLRKAKFFMGHRMCSCNGMCVWAIIATVLAIGLLVGLLVVLI, encoded by the exons ATGGAGAAGCAGGTTGTAGATGGATTGAGGGAGGTCTTCCAGTCAGGCAGATCCAGACCCCTGCAGTACAGAAAACAGCAGCTCAAAGCCCTGCTTCGGCTCATCACTGAACGCCATGCTGACATTGAACAAGCTCTAAAACAAGACCTCAACAGG AGTATGCATGGCACTTCACTCTTTGAGTTGATCGGCATTGAGAATGACATCAAGGTGGCAGAGCGTGAGATGACAGACTGGGCAGCTCCTCGGCCTGTGAAGAAGAATCTCAACTCTGCACTTGATGATGTTTACGTAAAGCCTGAACCTTTAGGTGTTGTGCTGATTATTGGAACCTGGAACTACCCTTGGGCCATGATATTTCAGCCCCTTGTCGGAGCTATTGCAGCTG GAAATGCGGCTGTGGTGAAGCCATCAGAGCTGAGTGAGCACTCTTCTAGACTAATGAAAGAACTGCTTCCTCTCTATCTGGATAAG GAGATGTATCAGGTGGTGACAGGAGGGGTTCCAGAGACTCAGGAGCTGCTGAAGCAGCGTTTTGACCACATCTTCTACACTGGAAGCAGCACAGTGGGGAAACTGGTTATGGAAGCAGCTTCTCGTCACCTCACACCAGTCACTTTAGAACTGGGTGGAAAAAGCCCCTGTTATATTGACAAGAACTGTGACATTCCTGTGGCATGCCG ACGAATAACCTGGGGAAAGTTTGCAAACTGTGGCCAGACATGCATTGCTCCTGACTACATTCTATGTGAGACAAGCATCCAGGACAGGATAGTTGAAGAAATTCAGAAGACACTTCTG GAGTTCTACCAGGCAGACCCTAAAACCTCTCCAGATTATTGCAGAATCATTAACACACGTCACTTTGACAGAGTATTGGCTCTGATGAATGAATGCACCATTGCTTTGGGAGGAGAAAATGATCGCTCGCAGTGTTACATAG CTCCTACAGTCCTGAAAGATGTTTTGCCCCATTTCAAAATCATGCAAGAAGAAATCTTTGGACCTCTGCTGCCCATTGTCACTGTTAATGGCTTGAGTGAGGCCATAAATTTTATCAATGCTAGAGAAAAGCCTTTGGCTCTCTATGTTTTCTCCTCTGATAAAAcg GTGATTAAGAGAATGTTAAAGGAAACCACCAGTGGAGGAGTCACTGTTAATGATGTCCTGATGCATTACACTGTGGATACTTTACCTTTTGGAGGCGTGG GAAACAGTGGAATGGGCAGATATCATGGGAAACACACGTTTGACCAGCTGAGCCACCATCGTGCCTGTCTCATCAAGTCTTTTGCTATGGAGAGTTTGAACGATGCCCGTTACCCTCCACTAACAGCAGCCCGTCTGCGTAAGGCCAAGTTTTTTATGGGGCATCGCATGTGCAGCTGTAATGGCATGTGTGTTTGGGCCATCATCGCCACCGTACTTGCAATTGGCCTGCTTGTCGGACTATTAGTTGTGCTGATATAG